The Fulvia fulva chromosome 1, complete sequence region AGATCCTGAGCGTGGTAATTTCACTGTGCACTGTGGCGTCCATCGACCTCCGGAAGCACCAAGGAAAAAGGCGCTATGGGATCTGTTCTCTGCACCTGAGCGAGTTGGCCGGGACCTCGAACTTGCGACACGGCTCGTCCGAAAGCTTGACAACGAACTTGGCGATGACGCCTTTGGTGTTGCGAAGGTTGAAGAGCGTGTCAATGACCTGTACGAGCGTGGTCTGTTGAAGCCAGCTGAGGCCAGCAAGCCTGTCAAGGACGCTGATGCCATGGAAGATGAAGCAGAAGAAGGCGAGGAAGAGGAAGGGGCCCTTGACGAAGATGAGGCCGACGATGAAGAGCTCATCATCAAGAAAAAGCAGCTGGATCTGTTGGTCGAGTACCTTCGTCGTGTCTACAACTTCTGCTTCTTCTGCGTGTTCGAGTCCGACTCTGTGCATGAGCTGCAGAGGAAGTGTCCTGGCGGCCACTTGCGTAGACCTCGTGCCAGTCTTACTTCTGCTGCGAAAGAGACCGCTCGTGCTAGTGCCATGGGTGAGCCATTTCCGCTGAAGAAGAGGCCCGAGACTGAGACCGAGGCTAAGGCGGACGAGTCAATGGAAGGTGACAGCCCGGTCGAGGAGAAGAAGACGTCGATGCTGAAGCCCAGTACGAAGACTACCCAACAGCTTCAGCGAGCTTACAACTGGGTCAAGACTTTTGAGGAGAAGATCTTGCAGATTCTCGAGCCAGATAATGTTAATATCCGCAAGATCGGTGGTACGCCTTTGGAGGGAGGTGTAGAGAAAGAATTGAGCAAGGCAAGTGCGCTCACTTGCCTGAAATCTTGGACCTCAGCTAACCAAAGCACAGTTTGTCACACAAGAAGATAGCAACAAGTTCCGCTGCAAGGTGCCAGAATGTACAAAGCTCTTCAAGGGAGTCGAGTTCTGGCGAAAGCACGTTGAAAAACGTCACGCCGACTGGTACCAACGTGTGCGTTCGGAGCTGGACCTCGTCAACACATATGTTCTCGACCCAGCTCACATCGCTCCGAGCCGGAGTGATGCGAACTCGAACGGGCACTTCCCACTCAACAACCATCAGCCTACTGGTACGCCCCGGGGCTTCCAGTTGAACCAGCAGTTCCCACTGGGCTTCATGCCCCCAGGCATGGCAGCTGGTGGTCCACCCGGCATGACGCCAATGTTTAACCATGGTCAGCCAATGGGTATGCCAGGCATGTACGCGCCGAATGCAGCCATGGGCGGTGTGGGACCGATACGTCAGAACGCTCGCAACTATGGCATGAATGGAGGTCATCGCATGCCTGGGCCATATCAACGCAGTGGCCGAGGACGGATGCCATCTATGAGTGGCGGCAGACCGCCAATGATGGAAGGCGGTGCTGCAACGATGGGCCCGAATGAGGCTGTACAGGGACGTAGTTTGCGCAGCTATGAGGATCTGGATGCCGACAAAGGAGAGGGAACTACCGAACTGAATTACTAGTTGCAGAGTGGCATGTTCATCTGCATTTCCATGGTCTACAGCACAAAGTGTCTTGAGAACGGATGTCGGTAAGAAGGGCAAGAGGTCAAGGGATAAACATGTAACAAAATCAAATGAGAGCAAAGAATGCCGAGATCCACCTGGTCCCTCTTTGCATCAAATAGAGGTATGCAAATGCTGTACCTGAATTGGTAGCGATAATGTCGTTCTTGAGTGTGATCACGTGAGACAACTTCCGCTAGCGCACTTGCCCCGTGAAGCTTCGCAAATCGAGCTCCAGAAAAATTATCGACGGCAAGAGCTCCATTCCACGACATCTGCCAATCGCATTCTCCCACGCATATCAATACTCACGATGGCCACCGACGAGATCCGCAAGAAGGACAAGAAAGAGAAGAAGGACAAGAAGCGCAAGTCGGAGGACATTGAAGACGGCGCGGCAGAACCCACACCAAAGaagagtaagaaggaaaAGCGCAAGTCGGAAGTCGCCGTGATCGAGACTCAGGATGATTCGGTCATGGATGTCGATGCAAAGGCAGAGGATGACAAGGAGAAGGGCAGCAAGGCGGTAATTGCCGTCCCACTTGCTGCGCTTGTGCCGTTTGCGAACCCACTGGCGGACGACAAGAGCCAGAAGAAGGTCTTGAAGGCTGTGAAGAAGGGTAAGAACATACTCCCCTGGTCGCCGCTTCGTGTTCAGTGGAACATGTACTGACTTGGCATGATTAGCCGCCAAACACAAAACGCTCAAACGCGGCGTCAAAGAATGCGTCAAATCCATCCGCAAATCACCACCCGCTACACCCGCAACCCTCGGTTCCTCTACTCTCCCACCTGGCATCGTGATCCTCGCCGCCGACATCTCGCCAATGGACGTCATCTCGCACATTCCAGTACTCTGTGAGGACCACAACATCCCATACGTCTACGTCCCGAGCAGAGCAGAGCTGGGAGCAGCAGGATCAACAAAGAGGCCGACGAGTGTGGTGATGCTGACACCGAATGCGGGAAAGAAGGGTGGCGAGGATAATGAGGAGTGGACAGAGGCTTATAAGGAGTTGCACAAGCTGGCGGTGAAGTTGGGCCAGCATGTCAAGGTCTGAAGCGCTAGCTACTCGTGTGGCTTGTCAAGAGGCGAGAGAGATCTGTGTGCATGCAAACGAAGTGTCTGGAATATGGATGGACTAGGCGTTCAATGGCGTTGGGAACTGCTCTCTGTACACCAGGTGGTCTTTTTGTGCCAGGACGAGCAGTCTATCTGTACTATGTTATGTGGATAAAGACACCATGCAACGCCTTCACATACAGCTCGTTCATCGACCCCTTCGAAAAGACGGCTGCCGAGCGCTCGTCCGACGCAGAGAGCCGAAGGATGTAGCCATTGAGCATTAAAGACTGACGTTCAGCAGATAGTAGTCGCAGTCTATGCAT contains the following coding sequences:
- a CDS encoding NURS complex subunit pir2; protein product: MDDYGYDRSPMLDAAPRRLDSPPISRVSTRERDDYRADPYRDTRRRSPGSYSTSNKHESYSLTHTDRRRGADRDRRRSRSPAQIDRYQPDRVRDDYAYGSRRDDPRERRRSSPQPIDRYVPGPEPSPALLVNPLPDPMKLDFQVGFTWFAEWWRAEQRVKEEKERTKFGRPPRLRGERESREDREAERPKIQAAYDQYKENLQKSQAQTFVRLHKNEDWFRERYVPELRDTFRRKLMDYRKGLFAQWESDLTTGLFDEFTLEGIYKSESNGLGGILEREEGETSAAAEVLGVGDLLPSKGGDLRDPASMQPTLLIKTVAPTVTRDKLEAFAKEHLGDGDGGFKHLSLSDPNPVKKCHRMGWIMINPEPEHEEQPVEVPRGEENEDGEDGDAIKTDAPSSLLTSSEKALEKINGKTIEDPERGNFTVHCGVHRPPEAPRKKALWDLFSAPERVGRDLELATRLVRKLDNELGDDAFGVAKVEERVNDLYERGLLKPAEASKPVKDADAMEDEAEEGEEEEGALDEDEADDEELIIKKKQLDLLVEYLRRVYNFCFFCVFESDSVHELQRKCPGGHLRRPRASLTSAAKETARASAMGEPFPLKKRPETETEAKADESMEGDSPVEEKKTSMLKPSTKTTQQLQRAYNWVKTFEEKILQILEPDNVNIRKIGGTPLEGGVEKELSKFVTQEDSNKFRCKVPECTKLFKGVEFWRKHVEKRHADWYQRVRSELDLVNTYVLDPAHIAPSRSDANSNGHFPLNNHQPTGTPRGFQLNQQFPLGFMPPGMAAGGPPGMTPMFNHGQPMGMPGMYAPNAAMGGVGPIRQNARNYGMNGGHRMPGPYQRSGRGRMPSMSGGRPPMMEGGAATMGPNEAVQGRSLRSYEDLDADKGEGTTELNY
- a CDS encoding H/ACA ribonucleoprotein complex subunit NHP2, with product MATDEIRKKDKKEKKDKKRKSEDIEDGAAEPTPKKSKKEKRKSEVAVIETQDDSVMDVDAKAEDDKEKGSKAVIAVPLAALVPFANPLADDKSQKKVLKAVKKAAKHKTLKRGVKECVKSIRKSPPATPATLGSSTLPPGIVILAADISPMDVISHIPVLCEDHNIPYVYVPSRAELGAAGSTKRPTSVVMLTPNAGKKGGEDNEEWTEAYKELHKLAVKLGQHVKV